A window from Argopecten irradians isolate NY chromosome 3, Ai_NY, whole genome shotgun sequence encodes these proteins:
- the LOC138318311 gene encoding cyclin-dependent kinase-like 1 isoform X27 — translation MEKYEKLTRIGEGSYGVVFKCRNKETGVIVAIKRFVESEDDPLIKKIAMREIRMLKQLKHPNLVNLIEVFRRKKRLHLVFEYVDHTVLHELDRYPRGVNEDLVKKIVSQTLEAVNYCHSRNCIHRDVKPENILLSTERQVKLCDFGFARVLTGPLDEYTDYVATRWYRAPELLVGDPKYGPPVDVWAIGCVFAELLSGQALWPGKSDLDQIFLIKKTLGDLIPTQKSAFSSNIFFQGLEIPNVEPENYEPLENKFPRISSNALDFMKNCLKMDPAERMTCEELLQHKYLDGMTSLLETSQRKNDRKKQASRTSNHNLPYFRNKPSLKPFRLREDETLKESEKWKPSWKGKDTEPHKEAEPWKQSRVREDDIQGDVERHFYKPRWKPMKVKDNDYHKDMETNYMLPSLNATNNTSTSPAPKGYLGKKNPIHDHHPSKQGHDHHHPHHLPNI, via the exons ATGGAGAAGTATGAGAAGCTCACCCGAATTGGGGAGGGTTCATATGGCGTCGTGTTCAAGTGCCGAAACAAAGAGACTGGCGTTATTGTGGCCATCAAAAGATTTGTGGAATCAGAAGACGACCCACTTATCAAGAAGATAGCAATGCGAGAAATCAGAATGTTAAAG CAACTGAAACATCCTAATCTTGTAAATCTGATAGAGGTATTCAGAAGAAAGAAGCGTCTACATCTAGTGTTTGAGTATGTGGATCACACGGTGCTACATGAGCTTGACAGATACCCGAGGGG TGTGAATGAGGATTTGGTAAAGAAGATTGTAAGTCAGACGTTAGAAGCTGTCAATTACTGTCACAGTCGAAAT TGTATACACAGAGATGTTAAGCCTGAAAACATCTTGCTGTCTACAGAGCGACAAGTGAAACTCTGTGACTTTGGTTTCGCTAGAGTCCTAA CGGGGCCATTAGATGAGTACACAGATTATGTAGCAACACGATGGTACCGAGCACCAGAACTACTTGTAGGGGATCCGAAATATGGACCTCCTGTAGACGTATGGGCCATCGGCTGTGTTTTTGCCGAGTTACTCTCAGGGCAGGCACTATGGCCAGGAAAATCAGACCTGGACCAAATCTTCCTGATTAAAAAGACACTAG GGGACTTGATACCTACACAAAAATCTGCGTTttcttcaaatatatttttccaaGGACTAGAAATTCCAAATGTAGAGCCAGAG aatTACGAGCCCTTGGAAAACAAATTCCCCAGGATTTCTTCAAATGCCCTGGATTTTATGAAG AATTGTTTGAAGATGGACCCCGCAGAACGTATGACGTGTGAGGAGTTGTTACAGCATAAATACTTGGACGGTATGACGTCGCTACTTGAAACAAGCCAACGAAAGAATGATCGCAAGAAACAGGCATCTAGAACGAGCAATCAT AATTTGCCGTACTTTAGAAATAAG CCATCCTTGAAACCCTTCCGATTAAGAGAGGATGAGACACTGAAAGAAAGCGAG AAGTGGAAGCCTTCATGGAAGGGGAAAGACACTGAGCCTCATAAAGAGGCTGAG CCATGGAAACAGTCCCGGGTTCGAGAAGATGACATTCAAGGAGATGTAGAG CGTCATTTTTATAAACCG CGATGGAAGCCCATGAAGGTCAAGGACAATGACTACCACAAAGATATGGAG ACAAACTACATGTTGCCTAGTCTGAACGCAACCAACAACACGTCTACCTCCCCTGCCCCCAAGGGGTATTTGGGGAAGAAAAACCCCATCCACGACCATCACCCGTCGAAGCAGGGACACGACCACCACCATCCTCACCACCTGCCGAACATCTGA
- the LOC138318311 gene encoding cyclin-dependent kinase-like 1 isoform X11 — MEKYEKLTRIGEGSYGVVFKCRNKETGVIVAIKRFVESEDDPLIKKIAMREIRMLKQLKHPNLVNLIEVFRRKKRLHLVFEYVDHTVLHELDRYPRGVNEDLVKKIVSQTLEAVNYCHSRNCIHRDVKPENILLSTERQVKLCDFGFARVLTGPLDEYTDYVATRWYRAPELLVGDPKYGPPVDVWAIGCVFAELLSGQALWPGKSDLDQIFLIKKTLGDLIPTQKSAFSSNIFFQGLEIPNVEPENYEPLENKFPRISSNALDFMKNCLKMDPAERMTCEELLQHKYLDGMTSLLETSQRKNDRKKQASRTSNHNLPYFRNKPWKQSRVREDDIQGDVERHFYKPRWKPMKVKDNDYHKDMEITGKPVKWKETDILKESEPWKQARGRDNEPQNDHETWKPSRNRDDDTQSRDIELSWKPAKIKEGELKEPETNYMLPSLNATNNTSTSPAPKGYLGKKNPIHDHHPSKQGHDHHHPHHLPNI; from the exons ATGGAGAAGTATGAGAAGCTCACCCGAATTGGGGAGGGTTCATATGGCGTCGTGTTCAAGTGCCGAAACAAAGAGACTGGCGTTATTGTGGCCATCAAAAGATTTGTGGAATCAGAAGACGACCCACTTATCAAGAAGATAGCAATGCGAGAAATCAGAATGTTAAAG CAACTGAAACATCCTAATCTTGTAAATCTGATAGAGGTATTCAGAAGAAAGAAGCGTCTACATCTAGTGTTTGAGTATGTGGATCACACGGTGCTACATGAGCTTGACAGATACCCGAGGGG TGTGAATGAGGATTTGGTAAAGAAGATTGTAAGTCAGACGTTAGAAGCTGTCAATTACTGTCACAGTCGAAAT TGTATACACAGAGATGTTAAGCCTGAAAACATCTTGCTGTCTACAGAGCGACAAGTGAAACTCTGTGACTTTGGTTTCGCTAGAGTCCTAA CGGGGCCATTAGATGAGTACACAGATTATGTAGCAACACGATGGTACCGAGCACCAGAACTACTTGTAGGGGATCCGAAATATGGACCTCCTGTAGACGTATGGGCCATCGGCTGTGTTTTTGCCGAGTTACTCTCAGGGCAGGCACTATGGCCAGGAAAATCAGACCTGGACCAAATCTTCCTGATTAAAAAGACACTAG GGGACTTGATACCTACACAAAAATCTGCGTTttcttcaaatatatttttccaaGGACTAGAAATTCCAAATGTAGAGCCAGAG aatTACGAGCCCTTGGAAAACAAATTCCCCAGGATTTCTTCAAATGCCCTGGATTTTATGAAG AATTGTTTGAAGATGGACCCCGCAGAACGTATGACGTGTGAGGAGTTGTTACAGCATAAATACTTGGACGGTATGACGTCGCTACTTGAAACAAGCCAACGAAAGAATGATCGCAAGAAACAGGCATCTAGAACGAGCAATCAT AATTTGCCGTACTTTAGAAATAAG CCATGGAAACAGTCCCGGGTTCGAGAAGATGACATTCAAGGAGATGTAGAG CGTCATTTTTATAAACCG CGATGGAAGCCCATGAAGGTCAAGGACAATGACTACCACAAAGATATGGAG ATCACTGGTAAGCCAGTCAAATGGAAGGAGACAGATATACTTAAGGAGTCCGAG CCATGGAAACAGGCCAGAGGTCGAGACAATGAACCACAGAATGATCACGAG ACATGGAAACCATCCAGAAACAGAGATGATGATACACAGTCACGAGATATAGAG TTGTCATGGAAACCAGCAAAAATTAAGGAAGGAGAATTAAAGGAACCTGAG ACAAACTACATGTTGCCTAGTCTGAACGCAACCAACAACACGTCTACCTCCCCTGCCCCCAAGGGGTATTTGGGGAAGAAAAACCCCATCCACGACCATCACCCGTCGAAGCAGGGACACGACCACCACCATCCTCACCACCTGCCGAACATCTGA
- the LOC138318311 gene encoding cyclin-dependent kinase-like 1 isoform X31 → MEKYEKLTRIGEGSYGVVFKCRNKETGVIVAIKRFVESEDDPLIKKIAMREIRMLKQLKHPNLVNLIEVFRRKKRLHLVFEYVDHTVLHELDRYPRGVNEDLVKKIVSQTLEAVNYCHSRNCIHRDVKPENILLSTERQVKLCDFGFARVLTGPLDEYTDYVATRWYRAPELLVGDPKYGPPVDVWAIGCVFAELLSGQALWPGKSDLDQIFLIKKTLGDLIPTQKSAFSSNIFFQGLEIPNVEPENYEPLENKFPRISSNALDFMKNCLKMDPAERMTCEELLQHKYLDGMTSLLETSQRKNDRKKQASRTSNHNLPYFRNKPWKQARGRDNEPQNDHETWKPSRNRDDDTQSRDIELSWKPAKIKEGELKEPETNYMLPSLNATNNTSTSPAPKGYLGKKNPIHDHHPSKQGHDHHHPHHLPNI, encoded by the exons ATGGAGAAGTATGAGAAGCTCACCCGAATTGGGGAGGGTTCATATGGCGTCGTGTTCAAGTGCCGAAACAAAGAGACTGGCGTTATTGTGGCCATCAAAAGATTTGTGGAATCAGAAGACGACCCACTTATCAAGAAGATAGCAATGCGAGAAATCAGAATGTTAAAG CAACTGAAACATCCTAATCTTGTAAATCTGATAGAGGTATTCAGAAGAAAGAAGCGTCTACATCTAGTGTTTGAGTATGTGGATCACACGGTGCTACATGAGCTTGACAGATACCCGAGGGG TGTGAATGAGGATTTGGTAAAGAAGATTGTAAGTCAGACGTTAGAAGCTGTCAATTACTGTCACAGTCGAAAT TGTATACACAGAGATGTTAAGCCTGAAAACATCTTGCTGTCTACAGAGCGACAAGTGAAACTCTGTGACTTTGGTTTCGCTAGAGTCCTAA CGGGGCCATTAGATGAGTACACAGATTATGTAGCAACACGATGGTACCGAGCACCAGAACTACTTGTAGGGGATCCGAAATATGGACCTCCTGTAGACGTATGGGCCATCGGCTGTGTTTTTGCCGAGTTACTCTCAGGGCAGGCACTATGGCCAGGAAAATCAGACCTGGACCAAATCTTCCTGATTAAAAAGACACTAG GGGACTTGATACCTACACAAAAATCTGCGTTttcttcaaatatatttttccaaGGACTAGAAATTCCAAATGTAGAGCCAGAG aatTACGAGCCCTTGGAAAACAAATTCCCCAGGATTTCTTCAAATGCCCTGGATTTTATGAAG AATTGTTTGAAGATGGACCCCGCAGAACGTATGACGTGTGAGGAGTTGTTACAGCATAAATACTTGGACGGTATGACGTCGCTACTTGAAACAAGCCAACGAAAGAATGATCGCAAGAAACAGGCATCTAGAACGAGCAATCAT AATTTGCCGTACTTTAGAAATAAG CCATGGAAACAGGCCAGAGGTCGAGACAATGAACCACAGAATGATCACGAG ACATGGAAACCATCCAGAAACAGAGATGATGATACACAGTCACGAGATATAGAG TTGTCATGGAAACCAGCAAAAATTAAGGAAGGAGAATTAAAGGAACCTGAG ACAAACTACATGTTGCCTAGTCTGAACGCAACCAACAACACGTCTACCTCCCCTGCCCCCAAGGGGTATTTGGGGAAGAAAAACCCCATCCACGACCATCACCCGTCGAAGCAGGGACACGACCACCACCATCCTCACCACCTGCCGAACATCTGA